The following is a genomic window from Malus sylvestris chromosome 7, drMalSylv7.2, whole genome shotgun sequence.
CCCTATATTCGTCTCTGATGGACTGTGCCTGCAGCAGTTTCAGAAGCTCGTCTTTGCTCCTTCCATGGCGATCCCCATCTCCTCACCCGCACTCCTCCTTCCCTTCCAAGCTCAAATTGTTGGTAAGCCTTCCTCTTTCTTTTGCAATTCTCGCTTTAATTTGTTGCTGATTGCTTCGATTTCACAGAGACTGAAGCGTTTGGGCACGGCGAAGTATCAAAGGGTGGTCAGGAGCTCTTGCGGGTTCAACGAAAATGGCTCCGTAAATGGGTTTCCTGCCACACCCAACAAGCTTTTCATGCAGGAGGTAGCGATTTCTCATGCCCCTTTAcatgttttctttatttgttgggtttttgtgttttatatggtttataAAGCTTGGAAATTTTCCGTTTTCAATTTGCAGTTTTGCCTTAGTTTGCAACTTTTATGGTATTTGGAAACTAGAGCTTCTGGGTTTTGATTATTTTCCATTTTAACTAATTTTTGGGTGGTAATTTTGATGTGTTTTTCCTTCGCTTTTCGGTGTTTTCAGGCAATTGGAGCTGAATATGGAGAAGGTTTTGAGACTTTTAGACCTGATGGACCTCTCAAGGTTGATGTGGTAAGGAATTTATGGAGCTATGTGTCTAGTGGACAAATTGTTATTTATATTCTGTCGAATTTAATCTACTGGTTATACTTTCTGTTGCTATGACCTTACTACTGTTAATTTATACTCCGAGTAGGATTTTTTGAATGACAAACTGCAAGAAGGTTTCCTTAAACGAATACGATATGCCATGAAACCGGATGAAGCTTATGGTCTTATATTCTCTTTTGACAATGTCGTGGTAAGTTTCTATAACACTCATTAGTTATGTGTTTCAGGTTCTGATGGTTAGAAATAAAAATGTAATGAAGTGTGGAAAATCGTATTTATGATGTCTTACTTATCAAGAAAAGATTTCAATGTGCAATTAATAAAAGGAGATCTGATTGCGTAAAATATGTGTTTCAGGCTGATACTCAAACTTTGAAACTAAATGCTTGGAAGCAGCTTGCTTCCGAAGAGGGTACATATCCATTTATTCTCTTTAATTTGCACATTGCATGGCTTTCCATTCATGGATTATATGTTGAACTGGTATGTGATGATTTGTGTGCTTGTAAAACCTTTCTTTCATTCCCTAAAATTTAGACTCTTGGTCAGGAAAGGAACTTCCCGAAGATGGAGTTTTGCAAAGACGGATGCTTTATGCAGGTGCTGATCATGTGTTGCATAAGGTGTGGGATTAGTGTTCATTTCAGAAGTTGTGTTTGATTGTGTTTATCTATTTCTACTCAAATTTATGATCATTTTCTATAGTATGAACCATCAGTTCTTGATACTTTCATTGACTATAGCTCACAAGTTTCCGAAAACTTTCAGCTTTTACTGTGGGATAAAGCAGATGGAGAACTGGATAGATTGTCTTTGAAGTTTTCGCAATTATACTATGATAATCTTCTCAGGGTGAGTGCTAAGCCACTTGTAATCTTTTTAAGGGGATTCTATTTGTCTGTTAGATGCAACGATCTTACCggccttttcttgtttttcagcTCAGTGAACCTGTGGAGGGGCTCAAAGAGTGGCTAGATGCTGTATCCACAGCTCGTATCCCTTGTGCTGTAGTTTCAAGTCTTGATCGGAGAAACATGACAGAAGCCCTAGAACGAATGGGACTCAAGAAGTACTTTCAGGTTCATGTCCTTCTGAATTGCAGAAATGTTTCCGATGGAAGTTACCACTGAGTTGAATGCTTTCATAATCACGAACCGTCACAACTTCCACTTTTGATTTCTTATTGAGACGTAAACGATAAACCAAGAATcattcatgtgtttttgttgatTCGACTTATATGAACGATTTCATCTTTGTGCGGATACAGGCAATTGTGACAGAGGAAGATGGAATGGATTCAATAGCTCATAGGTTTCTTTCAGCAGCTATGAAGGTATTGTGCAACTTGCTACTATTAATTTACAAAGTATGGATTACGAGTGTCACTCTTGAATTGGAAGGTTGGATCTTCACTTAAGGCAGGCTCTGCATGTCTGGAGTCAGTCTGTCAGTCTATATATGTTCACGTGTTATAGCTTACCCAATTATTCCTGGTATCATTCTCTGACGAAAGTCATTCTACTTGCAGCTGGATCGGAAGCCATCCAAGTGTGTTGTGTTCGAGGATGAGCCTAGGGGTATAACCGCTGCTCACAACTGTACAATGATGGCTGTGGCATTGATTGGCGCCCACCCTGCGTATGTATTTTCATCCGCTTCACCCTTGATAGCGCTCTTTGTCTGTCTGATACAGAAGTTTTACTTATTATTAATACTTACAGAATAGACATTGGAAACGCATGTACTCATGTCCAAATATGCATACGTTAACTACTCCTTTATGAATGTTCAAAAGCGCGGCTCTGTATTGTACCGTGCTATCATGTATACTGTGAGATTGATTGAGATCGACGGTGGCAAATGCAGGTATGACCTGGTGCAGGCCGATCTTGCAGTTGCTAGCTTCAATGAACTTTCCGTGATCAATCTTAGAAGACTATTTGCAAACAAGGGTTCTACATTCATGGACTTGCAGAAGCAGATTATAGAGAAATCTCCACCGAAGCGGAAACTTACGATAGATACTATTTTCTGAATTCATTTTTTCCCTTTCTGATTCATCCTCTCTACCTCTCTCCATCCCTAATCTTAGAGTCTAGCAGCTGATcatcttcttttcccttttttgttCCTTGGTTTGTAATTGATctcataaatttgtttttgtgttcTTGATATACCAACTTGTTATAGCGAAAAACGTTCATTTCTTATGTGATCAAAGGTCTTCAAAGAAATCCTTATCAACGCCCCATTCTTCAAGTGGAAGACTGATTAGACTAATTGGCTAGAGCAGTGTGTCCGCAGGGCCGCAACTTTATACCCAAGTTCAAATCATCTCTTTATAGATTAGAATAAATCACCGATAAAagtctcaattttattttagtataagAACAAACTATATGTAGTCCCCATTGATTTTGATTTGTGACTGACTAATTGTCCCTCTTTTCTCAGTGTcatgagagattttaagttCGATTTTCTTCTCGATATAAGATGTTTGAAGTTTAATTTGCGCTCCTTACATGAATCATGTAATTGATATAGTGACATATTCCAATTCAATAACACAATGATACATATTAGTGTCGCTTCACATGATATTTCGTCTCAATTCAAATTGTTATAGTACGGCATACGTAAAGCTATGTGAGTTGCTCTCGAAAACAAAACAACGGAATACGTATTTCTTGAGTCAATTGGAAATGGATAAGATTGGGGGGGTCCCAAATCTCGCCGTTCTTTAGTAGGGAGCCTAGAAAAACGGCACGTCGCAATAGCTTTAAACGACAATGGTCGGAACGCTTTCAATTTCGTTACCGTTGACCGTTGGTGACATGGCAAAAACCAACACCGGTGGGAAATTTCCTCTTATCGTTATTGTCATCCACCTCTGACTCCCCCTTCTTCTCCGCCTTGGCTGAGAGAGAGAAACACCAGAAAAAGCTTCCAGAGTTTCAGAGAGAGATGCGAAGAGATTCGGATTAGAGAGACTTCCAATCCAATTCCTCTTATGCATCCAATCATGTCTTGCATTCACAGCTACGGCTCCATAGCTTCCATCTCTCTCCCCACCTCCCCTTCCTTCACTCCAAGATCCAGATGCGTCCCCAGGCCTCGCTTCCTCTGCGCCGTCGGAGGTATTTCCGCTACATGATGTCGTTTGAATGCTTAATTTGGAGCTTTCGACGATTGGGTTCTGTGGGATATGGTCTGGTTGGTGTTGGGTTTGCTCCAATTTGGGTTCTTTGTTTAATGCTTAATCGTGTACTTAATGCTTGCTAATCAAGTTTGATAATGCCCACGTCCTTAATTTGGAGCTACTCCAGCTGGGTTTTGTGGGATATGGTGTAAGTGATGTTGGGTGTGTTCCAATTTGGGTTCTTTACTTACCACGTAGATTGTATGCTTATTGCTTAATGATTTGTTACGTTTGATAATGCTCAGTTGTCGCACTGTGTGGTTCATTTCAGGAAGTGTGGCAGAAGCCCAAGTTGCGTCCATTGCTGAGCCCCTTTTGCTCAATGCAGTTCGTGGGGACGATGTTGAGAGACCCCCAGTTTGGCTCATGAGGCAAGCAGGGAGGTACATGAAGGCAGGTTTATGCATATATCAGATTACTATCTAAGTCTCTGTTAATTAGTTCGGACTTTAGTGTAAATGCACCTACTAACTTATTTCAGCATTTTGACATGACAGAGTTATCAAACTCTCTGCGAGAGGTACCCTTCGTTTCGAGAAAGATCCGAAAATGTTGACCTCGTTGTTGAAATTTCGCTACAGCCCTGGAAGGTCTTCAAGCCTGATGGAGTAAGATGCCACTCTGGGATACAGTGTTGGTGGTTTTTCAGTTTAGCCACTTACCTGTTATAATCTTGTTACCCCTTCCGTTGGGTTGCTTGTTTATTTTTTCTCACAAGTCTCCCATGTGTTGTGACAGGTCATTTTGTTCTCGGATATTTTAACTCCTCTTTCTGGGATGAATATACCATTTGACATTGTAAAAGGTAAGGGTCCTGTAATATTTGATCCTCTGCAGACTGCCGATGATGTTGTTCAAGTAAGAGAATTTGTTCCACAAGAATCAGTTCCATATGTTGGGGAAGCGTTGACAATCTTGCGAAAAGAGGTCTAACATTTTCCCTACTTATTTCTGTTTCAACTTTGATTATCTTCTTCCTTTCATCGTAACCTTGGAATAGTTACATGTAATTCACTAAAAGTAGTACCTTGCCAGTTGCCACAATGGTGTTAATAATATTGCTATAAAAGGAAGCAAAAAGAGGAAAATATATCACATGGAATTTGGAAGCTAAGATCTGATCTTTTACAAAAGTGTCAAGGGATCCATTTCAGTCCTTACGATATTATGTTAGACTGCAGGGACCTTGAATATATAACACTGCATACCATTGTTATGAGTCTGAAAATGCTAAAATGctgtaatttaattttgaaGCTTAGTAGAGTTTGATATCGGATGTGATTTGAAACGGTTTCTTTGCTTCAGTCAGCATCATAACCTTTGGTATGCTCACTGATATCTTCACTTTTCCAGGTAGATAATAAGGCAGCAGTGCTAGGTTTTGTCGGGGCTCCTTTCACCCTAGCATCATATGTTGTGGAAGGTGGTTCATCAAAGCATTTCTCAAAGATAAAGAGATTAGCCTTCTCTCAACCGAAGGTAACTCTTGTGCTTGCTATATTTGGTGTACACAACTTTATGGGGTGTATAATCATAAAATGCAACATTAAAAATGTGTTTCAGTGGTCTACCATGGTGATACAACATTGACTACTTACTGGGGCTAATAGTATCGAGGGTTGTCGATGGTTGCAGCATTTTCTGTTTGGGTTGTTTTTTGTTGTGTGACTGGAGGTCTGAAATTAGATGCAAGTTGttcccctttttattttttaatcttgTTTTCTAACTTGTTAATATCATGGTCCTTTAGCATCCATCTTTCTATCCATTTTTACGATAGTTCTACTTATGGTTTCACCTTGTCAATTAGTTAGTAGCTCCCAGGGTATTCCCACCTTCATTTGAAACCCCTCTTGCGATGTatcattaaaaaatttgatgttTTTGTGGCCTGTTACATTGTTAACAAAGGGGTGATTATCCTTCTTATCTTTCTTATTCCAACTTTGTTGACCTTTAATTCTTTCTTCAGGTCCTTCATGCATTACTTCAAAAATTCACAACTTCGATGACAAAATATATTCGATACCAAGCTGATAGTGGAGCTCAAGCCGTTCAGATCTTTGACTCATGGGCCACAGAACTCAGCCCTGTGGATTTTGAGGAATTCAGCCTGCCATACTTGAAGCAAATTGTGGATGCTGTGAAAGAGACCCATCCAGATCTCCCTTTAATCCTTTACGCAAGCGGATCTGGGGGTTTGCTCGAGAGGCTGGCTCTGACAGGTGTTGATGTAGTTAGCTTGGACTGGACTGTTGATATGGCGGAAGGTAGAAGGCGACTGGGACCAAATATAGCAGTTCAAGGTAATGTGGATCCTGGTGTTCTCTTCGGTTCAAAAGAATTCATCACCAGCAGAATAAACG
Proteins encoded in this region:
- the LOC126627891 gene encoding 5-amino-6-(5-phospho-D-ribitylamino)uracil phosphatase, chloroplastic-like isoform X1, producing MDCACSSFRSSSLLLPWRSPSPHPHSSFPSKLKLLRLKRLGTAKYQRVVRSSCGFNENGSVNGFPATPNKLFMQEAIGAEYGEGFETFRPDGPLKVDVDFLNDKLQEGFLKRIRYAMKPDEAYGLIFSFDNVVADTQTLKLNAWKQLASEEGKELPEDGVLQRRMLYAGADHVLHKLLLWDKADGELDRLSLKFSQLYYDNLLRLSEPVEGLKEWLDAVSTARIPCAVVSSLDRRNMTEALERMGLKKYFQAIVTEEDGMDSIAHRFLSAAMKLDRKPSKCVVFEDEPRGITAAHNCTMMAVALIGAHPAYDLVQADLAVASFNELSVINLRRLFANKGSTFMDLQKQIIEKSPPKRKLTIDTIF
- the LOC126627891 gene encoding 5-amino-6-(5-phospho-D-ribitylamino)uracil phosphatase, chloroplastic-like isoform X2, whose amino-acid sequence is MAIPISSPALLLPFQAQIRLKRLGTAKYQRVVRSSCGFNENGSVNGFPATPNKLFMQEAIGAEYGEGFETFRPDGPLKVDVDFLNDKLQEGFLKRIRYAMKPDEAYGLIFSFDNVVADTQTLKLNAWKQLASEEGKELPEDGVLQRRMLYAGADHVLHKLLLWDKADGELDRLSLKFSQLYYDNLLRLSEPVEGLKEWLDAVSTARIPCAVVSSLDRRNMTEALERMGLKKYFQAIVTEEDGMDSIAHRFLSAAMKLDRKPSKCVVFEDEPRGITAAHNCTMMAVALIGAHPAYDLVQADLAVASFNELSVINLRRLFANKGSTFMDLQKQIIEKSPPKRKLTIDTIF
- the LOC126627890 gene encoding uroporphyrinogen decarboxylase-like isoform X1, with the protein product MHPIMSCIHSYGSIASISLPTSPSFTPRSRCVPRPRFLCAVGGSVAEAQVASIAEPLLLNAVRGDDVERPPVWLMRQAGRYMKSYQTLCERYPSFRERSENVDLVVEISLQPWKVFKPDGVILFSDILTPLSGMNIPFDIVKGKGPVIFDPLQTADDVVQVREFVPQESVPYVGEALTILRKEVDNKAAVLGFVGAPFTLASYVVEGGSSKHFSKIKRLAFSQPKVLHALLQKFTTSMTKYIRYQADSGAQAVQIFDSWATELSPVDFEEFSLPYLKQIVDAVKETHPDLPLILYASGSGGLLERLALTGVDVVSLDWTVDMAEGRRRLGPNIAVQGNVDPGVLFGSKEFITSRINDTVRKAGRGKHILNLGHGIVVGTPEENVAHFFEVAKDIRY
- the LOC126627890 gene encoding uroporphyrinogen decarboxylase-like isoform X2, which produces MPTSLIWSYSSWVLWDMVCRTVWFISGSVAEAQVASIAEPLLLNAVRGDDVERPPVWLMRQAGRYMKSYQTLCERYPSFRERSENVDLVVEISLQPWKVFKPDGVILFSDILTPLSGMNIPFDIVKGKGPVIFDPLQTADDVVQVREFVPQESVPYVGEALTILRKEVDNKAAVLGFVGAPFTLASYVVEGGSSKHFSKIKRLAFSQPKVLHALLQKFTTSMTKYIRYQADSGAQAVQIFDSWATELSPVDFEEFSLPYLKQIVDAVKETHPDLPLILYASGSGGLLERLALTGVDVVSLDWTVDMAEGRRRLGPNIAVQGNVDPGVLFGSKEFITSRINDTVRKAGRGKHILNLGHGIVVGTPEENVAHFFEVAKDIRY